A single Cyprinus carpio isolate SPL01 chromosome A6, ASM1834038v1, whole genome shotgun sequence DNA region contains:
- the si:dkey-197j19.5 gene encoding EF-hand calcium-binding domain-containing protein 12, whose translation MPKSPVLGTECLLGDPTLEEEFGRLKKRDLTETYLFQVACGSLGSQKCSGGALRKHMMDKIKISTRPQPKQLDAQPSIPASARRGAAESYSRVPGGKPAEHPDWIRDRKAFREALEGMGDLRRWLHNKPILTDLEVLVMERERQAKRMSSLPPETCIVPSAPDAVTSPRELRREVEEVNSFLCMCEPCNLSKLLDWNKTGKLQRVDLCAQFKKEGFFIQPERLNVLMSSLNSKDGNSVTVEDLSAGIQAWSRKHQENEDQQTNPGHWNADCEKRIGSRHYLPIRGEEKDDQEGMQDVEVLAIMRRVLAATKTSCPSSLSGPVGREVDRFRRLCFREYLKSLEQCQQQALNVSQATLQKVLLYPGDMSMSSIFKLGGKGHFRITKTHQAEGGAHKGHKKMKKQPVCWADPNAFWPGREDHVRLFLPVMTSSPAMALFQRIETTVLPSPGHWPVNHLGYSTSGDIEARKMYTL comes from the exons atgccaAAAAGTCCAGTATTAGGAACGGAGTGCTTACTGGGTGACCCGACGTTGGAAGAGGAATTCGGGCGGTTAAAAAAGCGAGATTTGACAGAGACGTACCTATTTCAAGTGGCATGTGGTTCTTTGGGATCACAGAAATGCAGTGGTGGTGCCCTTAGGAAGCATATGATGGATAAGATAAAAATATCAACTCGTCCACAGCCGAAACAACTAGACGCTCAACCTTCTATACCTGCATCTGCCCGCAGAGGCGCCGCCGAGTCCTACTCGCGTGTCCCTGGAGGCAAACCCGCGGAGCACCCGGACTGGATCAGGGACAGGAAAGCGTTCAGAGAAGCGCTTGAAGGGATGGGGGACCTGCGCAGATGGCTCCACAATAAACCCATTCTTACCGACTTGGAGGTTCTCGTTATGGAACGAGAGAGACAAGCTAAGCGGATGTCATCACTCCCTCCAGAAACATGCATTGTTCCATCAGCACCAGATGCTGTCACT TCTCCGCGCGAGCTTAGACGTGAAGTTGAAGAAGTGAACAGCTTTCTGTGCATGTGCGAACCCTGCAACCTCTCCAAACTCTTGGACTGGAACAAGACTGGTAAATTACAGCGTGTAGACCTCTGTGCTCAATTTAAGAAG GAAGGCTTCTTCATACAACCTGAGCGGTTGAATGTGCTGATGTCCTCTTTGAATAGTAAAGATGGAAACTCAGTAACTGTTGAAGACCTGTCTGCTGGTATTCAGGCCTGGAGCAGAAAGCATCAGGAAAATGAAGATCAGCAAACAAACCCAG GTCATTGGAATGCAGACTGTGAGAAAAGGATTGGGTCGAGACATTATCTTCCAATACGTGGAGAGGAGAAAGATGACCAG GAGGGCATGCAGGATGTGGAGGTGTTAGCGATCATGCGGAGAGTTCTGGCAGCCACCAAGACCTCTTGCCCTTCTTCTCTGAGTGGCCCTGTGGGTAGAGAAGTGGATCGTTTCAGGAGACTTTGTTTCAGAGAATACCTGAAATCACTGGAGCAATGCCAACAACAAGCACTTAATGTGAGCCAGGCCACACTACAGAAAG TCCTGTTGTACCCTGGTGACATGAGCATGTCTAGCATCTTCAAATTGGGAGGGAAAGGTCACTTCAGGATAACCAAAACTCATCAAGCTGAAGGTGGAGCACATAAGGGCCACAAAAAGAT GAAGAAGCAGCCGGTTTGCTGGGCGGACCCTAATGCTTTCTGGCCTGGAAGGGAAGATCATGTGCGCTTGTTCCTGCCTGTAATGACAAGCTCTCCTGCAATGGCTTTATTTCAGCGTATCGAAACTACTGTTTTGCCAAGTCCTGGCCACTGGCCTGTAAACCATTTAGGATACTCAACCTCTGGAGACATAGAAGCTCGCAAAATGTACACCCTCTAG
- the LOC109067688 gene encoding mitochondrial intermembrane space import and assembly protein 40-A-like, translating into MRVGRIDGEPGTFRVKLIPRDIANKALDQRTTSHFPLQFLCKKKIEKIEMTAINGEGKDRVIFVTKEEHEIPSTLKLVEEDTNEDHEVKGLILPSGEINWDCPCLGGMASGACGEQFKTLFTCFHFSQEEVKGLDCLEQFRSVQKCFRQHPELFSKKDYLQSGNPGSDTEQKDPPSISDLSTSKESDPLPTETNDMPSQQPIAS; encoded by the exons ATGAGAGTAGGACGGATAGATGGCGAACCGGGCACTTTTCGAGTCAAGTTGATACCGCGAGATATTGCTAACAAAGCGCTGGATCAGCGCACTACTTCTCATTTTCCTTTGcaatttctgtgtaaaaaaaaaatagaaaaaatagaaatgacTGCAATCAACGGGGAAG GGAAGGACAGAGTCATATTTGTTACCAAGGAAGAACACGAAATTCCTAGCACTCTGAAACTGGTTGAGGAGGATACAAATGAGGACCATGAAGTAAAAG GTCTCATCTTACCGAGTGGTGAGATAAATTGGGACTGTCCGTGTTTAGGGGGGATGGCAAGTGGAGCGTGTGGAGAGCAGTTTAAGACTTTATTCACCTGCTTCCACTTCAGTCAAGAAGAGGTGAAGGGCTTGGACTGTCTGGAGCAGTTCAGAAGCGTGCAGAAGTGTTTTCGGCAACATCCTGAACTGTTTTCTAAGAAAGATTACCTTCAAAGTGGAAATCCCGGGTCAGACACAGAACAAAAAGACCCCCCTTCCATCTCTGACTTAAGCACAAGCAAAGAGTCTGACCCTCTGCCCACTGAGACCAATGATATGCCTTCACAGCAGCCCATAGCTAGTTAA
- the LOC109067675 gene encoding protein transport protein Sec61 subunit alpha-like 1 isoform X1, giving the protein MGIKFLEVIKPFCAVLPEIQKPERKIQFREKVLWTAITLFIFLVCCQIPLFGIMSSDSADPFYWMRVILASNRGTLMELGISPIVTSGLIMQLLAGAKIIEVGDTPKDRALFNGAQKLFGMIITIGQAIVYVMTGMYGDPSEMGAGICLLIIIQLFVAGLIVLLLDELLQKGYGLGSGISLFIATNICETIVWKAFSPTTVNTGRGTEFEGAIIALFHLLATRTDKVRALREAFYRQNLPNLMNLISTVFVFAVVIYFQGFRVDLPIKSARYRGQYNTYPIKLFYTSNIPIILQSALVSNLYVISQMLSTRFSGNFLVNLLGTWSDTSSGGPARAYPVGGLCYYLSPPESFGSVLEDPVHTVIYIVFMLGSCAFFSKTWIEVSGSSAKDVAKQLKEQQMVMRGHRETSMVHELNRYIPTAAAFGGLCIGGLSVMADFLGAIGSGTGILLAVTIIYQYFEIFVKEQSEVGSMGALLF; this is encoded by the exons ATGGGAA tcaagttCTTGGAGGTTATAAAACCATTTTGTGCCGTTTTGCCGGAAATCCAGAAACCTGAAAGAAAG ATCCAGTTCAGAGAAAAAGTGCTATGGACTGCCATCACATTGTTCATCTTTCTTGTTTGCTGTCAG ATCCCACTGTTTGGGATCATGTCTTCAGATTCCGCAGATCCATTCTACTGGATGAGAGTCATTTTGGCATCCAACAGAG GTACTTTGATGGAGTTGGGTATCTCTCCCATTGTGACCTCTGGTCTGATCATGCAGCTTCTGGCTGGAGCTAAAATCATTGAAGTTGGAGACACACCTAAAGACAGAGCGCTCTTCAATGGAGCTCAGAAAT tgtttggTATGATCATCACCATTGGCCAGGCTATTGTGTACGTCATGACTGGAATGTATGGAGACCCTTCAGAGATGGGTGCTGGCATCTGTCTGCTGATCATCATTCAG TTGTTTGTGGCTGGTCTGATCGTGTTGCTGCTGGATGAGTTGCTGCAGAAAGGTTATGGTTTGGGCTCTGGTATCTCTCTCTTCATTGCCACCAACATCTGTGAGACAATAGTATGGAAGGCGTTCAGCCCAACCACAGTCAACACAGGAAGAG GTACTGAGTTTGAGGGAGCCATTATTGCTCTGTTCCACCTGTTGGCTACTCGTACTGATAAAGTGCGAGCTCTGAGAGAGGCCTTCTACAGACAGAACCTGCCCAACCTCATGAACCTCATCTCTACAGTCTTCGTCTTTGCTGTGGTCATATACTTCCAG GGCTTCAGAGTTGACCTGCCCATCAAGTCTGCACGTTACCGTGGCCAGTACAACACATATCCCATCAAGCTGTTCTACACCTCCAACATTCCCATCATCCTGCAGTCTGCTCTGGTCTCTAACCTGTACGTCATCTCACAGATGCTCTCCACCCGCTTCAGTGGGAATTTTCTGGTCAACCTCCTGGGGACTTGGTCT gaTACGTCATCCGGTGGTCCGGCTCGTGCCTACCCTGTTGGCGGTCTGTGTTACTATCTGTCTCCTCCGGAGTCCTTTGGTTCTGTGCTTGAAGACCCAGTCCATACGGTGATCTACATTGTATTCATGCTGGGATCCTGTGCCTTCTTTTCTAAGACCTGGATTGAAGTTTCTGGATCATCTGCCAAAGAT gtGGCCAAGCAGCTGAAAGAACAGCAGATGGTGATGAGGGGACACAGAGAGACCTCCATGGTTCATGAACTCAACAG GTACATCCCCACAGCAGCTGCATTTGGGGGACTGTGTATCGGAGGCCTTTCAGTAATGGCTGACTTCCTGGGTGCCATCGGCTCTGGAACAGGAATCCTATTGGCTGTTACCATCATCTATCAGTACTTTGAAATATTTGTTAAGGAACAGAGTGAAGTTGGCAGCATGGGAGCGCTActcttctaa
- the LOC109067675 gene encoding protein transport protein Sec61 subunit alpha-like 1 isoform X2 — MSSDSADPFYWMRVILASNRGTLMELGISPIVTSGLIMQLLAGAKIIEVGDTPKDRALFNGAQKLFGMIITIGQAIVYVMTGMYGDPSEMGAGICLLIIIQLFVAGLIVLLLDELLQKGYGLGSGISLFIATNICETIVWKAFSPTTVNTGRGTEFEGAIIALFHLLATRTDKVRALREAFYRQNLPNLMNLISTVFVFAVVIYFQGFRVDLPIKSARYRGQYNTYPIKLFYTSNIPIILQSALVSNLYVISQMLSTRFSGNFLVNLLGTWSDTSSGGPARAYPVGGLCYYLSPPESFGSVLEDPVHTVIYIVFMLGSCAFFSKTWIEVSGSSAKDVAKQLKEQQMVMRGHRETSMVHELNRYIPTAAAFGGLCIGGLSVMADFLGAIGSGTGILLAVTIIYQYFEIFVKEQSEVGSMGALLF, encoded by the exons ATGTCTTCAGATTCCGCAGATCCATTCTACTGGATGAGAGTCATTTTGGCATCCAACAGAG GTACTTTGATGGAGTTGGGTATCTCTCCCATTGTGACCTCTGGTCTGATCATGCAGCTTCTGGCTGGAGCTAAAATCATTGAAGTTGGAGACACACCTAAAGACAGAGCGCTCTTCAATGGAGCTCAGAAAT tgtttggTATGATCATCACCATTGGCCAGGCTATTGTGTACGTCATGACTGGAATGTATGGAGACCCTTCAGAGATGGGTGCTGGCATCTGTCTGCTGATCATCATTCAG TTGTTTGTGGCTGGTCTGATCGTGTTGCTGCTGGATGAGTTGCTGCAGAAAGGTTATGGTTTGGGCTCTGGTATCTCTCTCTTCATTGCCACCAACATCTGTGAGACAATAGTATGGAAGGCGTTCAGCCCAACCACAGTCAACACAGGAAGAG GTACTGAGTTTGAGGGAGCCATTATTGCTCTGTTCCACCTGTTGGCTACTCGTACTGATAAAGTGCGAGCTCTGAGAGAGGCCTTCTACAGACAGAACCTGCCCAACCTCATGAACCTCATCTCTACAGTCTTCGTCTTTGCTGTGGTCATATACTTCCAG GGCTTCAGAGTTGACCTGCCCATCAAGTCTGCACGTTACCGTGGCCAGTACAACACATATCCCATCAAGCTGTTCTACACCTCCAACATTCCCATCATCCTGCAGTCTGCTCTGGTCTCTAACCTGTACGTCATCTCACAGATGCTCTCCACCCGCTTCAGTGGGAATTTTCTGGTCAACCTCCTGGGGACTTGGTCT gaTACGTCATCCGGTGGTCCGGCTCGTGCCTACCCTGTTGGCGGTCTGTGTTACTATCTGTCTCCTCCGGAGTCCTTTGGTTCTGTGCTTGAAGACCCAGTCCATACGGTGATCTACATTGTATTCATGCTGGGATCCTGTGCCTTCTTTTCTAAGACCTGGATTGAAGTTTCTGGATCATCTGCCAAAGAT gtGGCCAAGCAGCTGAAAGAACAGCAGATGGTGATGAGGGGACACAGAGAGACCTCCATGGTTCATGAACTCAACAG GTACATCCCCACAGCAGCTGCATTTGGGGGACTGTGTATCGGAGGCCTTTCAGTAATGGCTGACTTCCTGGGTGCCATCGGCTCTGGAACAGGAATCCTATTGGCTGTTACCATCATCTATCAGTACTTTGAAATATTTGTTAAGGAACAGAGTGAAGTTGGCAGCATGGGAGCGCTActcttctaa
- the LOC109091102 gene encoding inositol hexakisphosphate kinase 2-like encodes MSPALEALMEGCRYPGKGEMKGGVMLEPFVHQVGGHSCVLRFGEQTICKPLIPREHQFYKSLPPEIRKFTPQYKGVVSVSFEEDEEGNLCLIAYPLHSDPADLENKEPSADGEPKNKLVKWGKKKPSGLLPEIERARQSRKEDKGKSNRDDKAEVLYYSLEKGNVVPQIKHNPWSLQCHQQHLQRMKENSKHRNQHKFILLENLTWQYVVPCVLDLKMGTRQHGDDASEEKKANQIRKCQQSTSSSIGVRLCGMQVYHSTTGQLIFMNKYHGRKLSLTGFKEALWQYFSDGRVLRRELLTPVLQRLREMRAVLEACESYRFFSSSLLIIYDGAPPPVPPRSRPSRGGEEEDEEDDDEDEDDDEEGAYGGRHDHSSSISPMVDVRMIDFAHTTCRDYGEDAIVHEGGDSGYIFGLQNLISILSQLEEHSND; translated from the exons ACCATTTGTCCATCAAGTCGGCGGCCACTCTTGTGTACTGCGGTTTGGGGAACAGACCATCTGTAAACCACTAATACCCAGAGAACACCAGTTTTACAAGAGCCTGCCACCCGAGATCCGCAAATTCACTCCACAGTACAAAG GTGTGGTGTCGGTGAGTtttgaggaagatgaggaggggAATCTGTGTTTGATAGCATACCCACTCCACAGTGATCCAGCTGATTTGGAAAACAAGGAGCCCTCTGCTGATGGAGAGCCCAAGAATAAGCTTGTTAAGTGGGGGAAAAAGAAACCATCAGGCCTTCTACCAGAAATCGAGAGAGCCAGACAGAGCCGCAAAGAGGACAAGGGCAAAAG TAATCGGGATGATAAGGCAGAGGTTTTGTACTACAGTCTGGAGAAAGGAAATGTGGTTCCTCAGATCAAACACAACCCTTGGAGTCTGCAGTGTCATCAGCAACACCTACAGAGGATGAAGGAGAACTCCAAACACAGAAACCAGCACA AATTTATTCTGCTGGAAAATCTAACATGGCAGTATGTGGTTCCTTGCGTTCTTGATCTGAAGATGGGAACACGTCAGCATGGGGATGATGCCTCTGAGGAGAAGAAAGCAAATCAGATTCGCAAATGCCAACAAAGCACTTCCTCTTCTATTGGAGTACGCCTCTGTGGTATGCAG GTGTATCACAGCACGACAGGGCAGCTGATATTCATGAATAAGTATCACGGGCGTAAGCTGAGTCTGACCGGGTTCAAAGAGGCTCTATGGCAGTACTTCAGTGACGGCCGAGTTCTGCGCAGAGAACTTCTGACCCCAGTGCTGCAAAGACTGAGAGAGATGAGAGCGGTGCTGGAGGCTTGCGAGAGCTATcgtttcttctcctcctctcttctcATCATCTACGACGGGGCTCCACCCCCTGTCCCACCTAGATCCCGGCCCTCTCGTGGAGgagaagaggaagatgaagaggacgatgatgaagatgaggacgACGATGAGGAGGGAGCCTACGGAGGACGTCACGATCACTCCAGCAGCATTTCACCAATGGTGGACGTCCGAATGATCGATTTCGCCCACACGACATGTCGTGATTATGGAGAGGACGCCATCGTCCATGAAGGTGGAGACAGCGGCTACATCTTCGGCCTGCAGAATCTCATCAGCATTCTGTCACAGCTTGAAGAGCACAGCAACGACTAA